The DNA window ACTGTGAGGCGGAGTTTGCGGAGTTACCCGGGGACGATGCGACGGTCACGGGAGCCCAGCGTATCGGAAGTCCGCGCGAGGTCCGGGTGGAGTCTCGAGGTGCGGCTCGGGCACGCGGATGCCATCCGAATTTCTCCTGAAGTTTGCCGAAATGGAGATGAAGCGGCAACACAGTGGCTATTACATATCCACGCAAACTGATCGAATGTCCAGTTTGCGGCCTCGCATTGGTTCGTCGACTGCACCAACGACCGACCCGGACGATCCGATCGCCACCGGTTCAGGTAGCGCACATCCAGCGAGCGCCGCACAGGGTTGCAACATATGCGAGGCGCTCGCTGGGCGTGCGGGAGCGTGGGACGTGACCCGTCGAGTCAGCCCGAGGTCTGATCGCGACTCATTCGGGGAAACCGACATCCGACTCGACGGTGTCGCGGGCCGTATACATGCGCCAATAGTGGTCGCCCAGTTCGCCATTGGTCATGCGGGCGATCTCCAGGCCGGCCGGGATGAGTTCGGGGTGCTCGTCGACGATGCGCTCGGCCTGGCTATTGCCGATCAGGACGCCGATGTTGAGCAGGCCCACATAGACGCCGGTGCCCTGGAGTTCGATGGCGAGTTGGCGGACGTAGTTGCGTTGGGCGCCGAGGGCGACACCGACGTTGGCAAGGTACGGCAGCGGGTTCTTGTCGGAGACCCCCGAGGAGAACAGCAGCGCTCCTTCGCCACGCTCGACCATTGCGGGCGCGAGGGCGCGGGTCATCGAGATCGGTGAGTAGACCTTCACCTCCAGCGGCTTTCGGAGTGTGTCGATATCGACGTCGAGAGTCGACGGGATCCGATCGGTCATATCCATGGCCGCGCCGTGCATGGCGACGTCGATGTGGCCGAACTTGTTCGTGATGTCCTCGACCGCACTGCGCAGCTGTTTCTCGTCGGTGAGATCCGCCGGGAAGGCGGCGGCCTCGATGCCTTCGGCGGCCAGGTCATCGACATGCTGACGCGCCTTATCCGGATTCCGGCCGATGACCGCCACCCGGAACCCTTCTCGCCCGAACCGCCGCCCGGTCCCCATGCCGAGCCCCGGCCCGAATCCGAATATCGCGATCGTCTTGGTCATGCCCGCCCCACTAAGTTGAGCCATAGTTCAAGTTAGCTCCGACAGTAGCATTAAGTTGAACCTATGCTCAAGATAAATTCACCCCCGAATTTGTAGGATCGGCGAATGCCCGTGGACAAGCCGCTACGCAGCGACGCCCAACGCAACCGGGACGCGCTCGTATCCGCCGCCCGCGAGGTCTTCGAGGAACGCGGACTCGACGCGCCCCTCAAGGAGATCGCCGCCCGCGCGGGCGTCGCCATCGGCACCCTCTACAACCGCTTCCCCACCCGCGACGACCTCATCGCCGCCGCCGTAGAGGACCGCATCGAAAACGGCGCCCGCATCGCGCAGGAAGCGCTCGACATCGCAGACCCCTGGGACGCTTTCGTCTACCTGGTCGAAAAGGTCTGCGAACTCCAGGCCGCCGACCGCCTACTCAGCGACCTCGCACTGCGCGGCGCCCCCAGCCCCGCGATCGCCCGCGCCCAGGAATACGGCCACGGCCTCATGCGCCGAATCACCACCCGCGCCCAAGAATCCGGCGCGCTGCGCCCCGACTGGGTCCTCGAAGACATCGCCTTCATCACCTGGTCACACACCCGCATCATCGAAGCCACCGCCAAGATCGCCCCCGACGCCTGGCGCCGCCACCTGGCCCTCGTCCTCGACGGCCTCCGAGCCACCGCCGCCCACCCCCTACCAGTCCCCCCGATCACCGAAGACCAACTGATGCAAGCACTTCGAGGCTGATCACACCCGGCA is part of the Nocardia sp. NBC_00565 genome and encodes:
- a CDS encoding TetR/AcrR family transcriptional regulator produces the protein MPVDKPLRSDAQRNRDALVSAAREVFEERGLDAPLKEIAARAGVAIGTLYNRFPTRDDLIAAAVEDRIENGARIAQEALDIADPWDAFVYLVEKVCELQAADRLLSDLALRGAPSPAIARAQEYGHGLMRRITTRAQESGALRPDWVLEDIAFITWSHTRIIEATAKIAPDAWRRHLALVLDGLRATAAHPLPVPPITEDQLMQALRG
- a CDS encoding SDR family NAD(P)-dependent oxidoreductase — protein: MTKTIAIFGFGPGLGMGTGRRFGREGFRVAVIGRNPDKARQHVDDLAAEGIEAAAFPADLTDEKQLRSAVEDITNKFGHIDVAMHGAAMDMTDRIPSTLDVDIDTLRKPLEVKVYSPISMTRALAPAMVERGEGALLFSSGVSDKNPLPYLANVGVALGAQRNYVRQLAIELQGTGVYVGLLNIGVLIGNSQAERIVDEHPELIPAGLEIARMTNGELGDHYWRMYTARDTVESDVGFPE